The genomic stretch CCTCAAGTCTGTACCCCTCGGCATCAAGCAAAAGTCCATCCTTGCCACGTGCAACTACGTCGCGAGAAAGCACGGGGTGAAGAAGCTGATGGGGATCCAGGAGGCCAAGAGGCTGTGTCCCGACCTTGTCCTGGCAGACGGGGAGGACCTGTCACCCTTCAGGGATGTCTCCAAGCAGATTTACTCCCTGCTAAAGTCCTATTCTTGGAAcgggagggtggagaggttggggttggatgaggcTTTCTTGGATGTGACTGATGTCGTGGCTTACAacctggggttggtgaatCATCACTGCTTGGAGGAGTCGTGGTTTTGTCTGTCGAGGGAGGATCCGGAAAGGGGGTTTGCGTTTGATGCCCGGCAGGTGAAGGGGTGTGTCTGGCCTCCAGATTTTGTTTCTGACCGCGAAAATGAGGGCACGGATAGCTTGAGGCTGAGGCTCCTCTTCGGCAGCCACCTCGCCTTTTACCTCCGCCAGCAGATAGAAGATCTGGGGTATACTTCTGCTTGTGGCATATCCACCAACAAGCTCCTCGCCAAGCTAGCTGGCGATAGAAACAAGCCACGCAACCagaccaccctcctctcctcccacagTCCCGTCCCATTCCTCGACCCATTACCTCTTCGGAAAATCCCCGGCATTGGCAGCAaaaccatcaccgccatgaAAAGCTTACTCAaaaccgacgacgacggcgacctGACCGTTCACAACGCCCGAACCAACCCGGCCGTCTCCCCTTTCGCTCTTGAACGGCTGTTGGCCGgtagcggtggtggtggggagaagGGTATAGGCCAGAAAGTCTGGCTTTTGCTCCACGGGATTGACGGTTCAGAGGTCAAGCCGGCGAGGGATGTGCCGAGGCAGATAGGCATTGAGGATACCTATCGCGGTTTGACGCAGCTGTCGCAGGTCAGGGCGGGTTTGGTTCAGATTACTACCTCTCTGCTGCGGCGGATGCATGTTGATTTGTTGGATGGTTTTGATGCGGTCACTCCACCTATATCGCCAGTACCAACTAGtgtggggaaggggaggtggctGGCACAGCCAAAGACGCTGAGGTTGACAACCCGACCATATCATCCGCCGTCGGAGTGGGATAAGTTTGAGTATAACCACGGTCGGGTATCCAAATCGGCTGTGTTGCCTAGGTTCGTTTTTGATCTCAACATTGAGCCAGAAAGTATTgcggagaggttggttgAGGGGACGTTGATGCCGTTGTTTCACAGTTTGAATCCGGACAAGAGTAAACTCTGCATCGGGCTGCTCAACGTATGTGTCACCAACATGGATAGGGCGAAGGAAAGCAGCCGGGGAGGGGATATCATGGCTGCATTtcagaggcagagggaggtggaggagattaGGGGCGTTGCTTTTGCTGATGAACCCCCAgatggggaggaaaaggccgaAGATACCAGTGACGACACCGAGGTGGAAtgggtcgaggaggaagatgagcaGGATGGCGTGAGGTGCCGGCTTTGTGGCTGTGTCATTCCGGTTTTTGCGGTGGAGGCTCATGGGCGGTGGCATGAGCTggatgagggttgggttGAGCCGCAGGGTGGGTAAAGGTGAAAACAGAGTAGATCTACATTGTAGGGGTATATACTATGGCTCTGCCAATTTTTATGGGCAAGCGGTGAGGTCGGTgaggcgaggatgagaaTAGAATTGTTGGGGTAAGGGCATTGCGCCGCTGGGTAAGGGGTGGCGTATCTTGGGATATATTCGCTCCGCTCTTACGACTGTGAAATGGGTCAAGAACTAGGGTTCAGTTCAACCGTGCCATACCTCTACCCTTGAATAACCATGGCACCATGATGGTGTGGGTGTAGATACCCAGCCCACAGCTCCCTTTACTTGTCAAGAGTAATATATTGCTATGGCCAGTCTTGAGCATAGGTATCCTGTCGTACACACTTAGGTATCGTCTATCTTATGCCACGCCACGTCTCACCCTCACCAGACAGTAATCATACACATTACCTTTTTtgtgccccccccccttcccctaaTTTACACACCTCAATGATTCAACACcccagccaacaacccccccagaactcccctcaccctcccccgaTCCTCCAGCACACAAGTAAAAACAACCCCCGTGCTCCCCGCAAACGCCACCCGCTCCATCCACTCCTTTGTCTTTTCGTACTTCCTCGGCAGCAATGTAGCCATCGCCCTCGGAGcaacaaacaaccccccatccttcctcctccccaccttcTCAATCAAAATGCTCCACCCGCAAAGCACACACCCCGTGCCCACACAAATCCCCCCATCAATCATATTCCTTTCCTTAATCCCCTTCCCAATAATATGCGGCCCGATCCTCGTCCGGGCTAAGCACACCCCATAATAAAAAAGTGTGATAAACGTCCCCAAAAAGGTCGACGTCCTAGCAGCTGACAGAACCGCCCGTCTAAACGCCTTTTTGCTTGGGTTCCTCAAGGCGAGAAGCAGGGACAGCGGCAAGTAAGTCGTCATAGCCCACTTGAACGACCTGACAAAGCGGGAGAGGGCATGGTATTCACAGCTCGGTCCACAGCCCATGTGAACAATCTCACATGGAAAAGGGATCGACTTGGCCGGATCACCCCACACTTCTGGCAGGTTGTAGTCTTTACACATCGACCCGAGCAACTCCGCTTGCCCCGTCTCCTCGCCGTAGCGGAGGGTGCCGTCGTGGCAACGCTTCAGGGCTTGGATCAGG from Podospora pseudopauciseta strain CBS 411.78 chromosome 3, whole genome shotgun sequence encodes the following:
- a CDS encoding hypothetical protein (COG:L; EggNog:ENOG503NUYF) produces the protein MDMDMDNLDSKRKAPRRKGDDRVILHFDLDCFYAQCIENANPHLKSVPLGIKQKSILATCNYVARKHGVKKLMGIQEAKRLCPDLVLADGEDLSPFRDVSKQIYSLLKSYSWNGRVERLGLDEAFLDVTDVVAYNLGLVNHHCLEESWFCLSREDPERGFAFDARQVKGCVWPPDFVSDRENEGTDSLRLRLLFGSHLAFYLRQQIEDLGYTSACGISTNKLLAKLAGDRNKPRNQTTLLSSHSPVPFLDPLPLRKIPGIGSKTITAMKSLLKTDDDGDLTVHNARTNPAVSPFALERLLAGSGGGGEKGIGQKVWLLLHGIDGSEVKPARDVPRQIGIEDTYRGLTQLSQVRAGLVQITTSLLRRMHVDLLDGFDAVTPPISPVPTSVGKGRWLAQPKTLRLTTRPYHPPSEWDKFEYNHGRVSKSAVLPRFVFDLNIEPESIAERLVEGTLMPLFHSLNPDKSKLCIGLLNVCVTNMDRAKESSRGGDIMAAFQRQREVEEIRGVAFADEPPDGEEKAEDTSDDTEVEWVEEEDEQDGVRCRLCGCVIPVFAVEAHGRWHELDEGWVEPQGG